A window from Musa acuminata AAA Group cultivar baxijiao chromosome BXJ3-10, Cavendish_Baxijiao_AAA, whole genome shotgun sequence encodes these proteins:
- the LOC135650845 gene encoding transcription factor ILI7-like, producing MSSRRSRSRQSSSGRITDQQIDDLMSKLQSLLHEARLGSHDRASAAKVLQDTCSYIRSLHREVDDLSERLSELLDAAGVSSDQAACIRSLFM from the exons ATGTCCAGCAGGAGATCCCGATCGAGGCAGTCCAGCTCGGGAAGGATCACCGACCAACAGATCGACGACCTCATGTCGAAGCTGCAATCGCTTCTCCATGAAGCACGACTTGGGAGCCACGACAGG GCTTCAGCAGCGAAGGTGTTGCAGGATACGTGCAGCTACATCAGAAGCTTGCATCGGGAGGTCGACGACTTGAGTGAGAGGCTGTCGGAGTTGCTCGACGCTGCAGGCGTAAGTAGCGATCAAGCCGCGTGCATTAGGAGCCTGTTCATGTGA
- the LOC135650570 gene encoding sucrose transport protein SUT1-like, giving the protein MPGRRRGGHGGEVELSGSNGDDNGAAGPAPQQISLVRLIFSCMVAGGVQYGWALQLSLLTPYVQTLGLSHALSSIMWLCGPVAGFVVQPCVGLWSDKCRSRFGRRRPFLLAGCTMICVAVIVVGFSSDIGHALGDTKEHCSVYHGPRWHAAIVYVLGFWLLDLSNNAVQGPARALMADLSGTHGCNAANAIFCSWMAVGNILGYSSGSSGTWHKWFPFLLTRSCCEACANLKGAFLIAVVFLLVCLVVTLIVAKEVPLGDPAQSGAKLNSKDGQAQSQNEDRVSFIDIFKAFKNLPPGMPSVLLVTSLTWLSWFPFILYDTDWMGREVYHGNPSGTPAQIDAYDRGVRQGALGLLLNSVVLMITSLLIEPMCRKLTPRIVWVISNMTMFAGMAGTTIISTWSIRDFHGSVQNVITADGEVRAAALATFAALGFPLAVLYSVPFAVTAQLVVNEGGGQGLCTGVLNISVVIPQVIIALGAGPWDSLFGKGNIPAFALASAIAFVAGVVGMLKLPRLSRKNFKSVGMAGGH; this is encoded by the exons ATGCCGGGGCGCAGGAGGGGAGGCCACGGAGGCGAGGTGGAGCTCTCGGGTTCCAACGGCGACGACAACGGCGCGGCCGGCCCGGCGCCGCAGCAGATAAGCTTGGTGAGGCTCATCTTCTCGTGCATGGTTGCCGGCGGGGTGCAATACGGCTGGGCGCTGCAACTGTCCCTCCTCACGCCTTACGTGCAG ACGTTGGGACTCTCGCATGCTCTCTCCTCTATCATGTGGCTCTGTGGCCCTGTTGCAGGCTTTGTG GTTCAGCCTTGCGTTGGCCTGTGGAGCGATAAATGTCGTTCGAGGTTTGGGAGGAGGAGGCCTTTCCTCCTCGCTGGATGCACAATGATCTGTGTTGCT GTGATCGTGGTCGGGTTTTCTTCTGACATTGGACATGCTCTTGGTGACACGAAAGAGCATTGCAG TGTGTATCATGGTCCTCGGTGGCATGCAGCGATAGTCTATGTTCTTGGATTCTGGTTACTGGATCTTTCCAATAATGCAGTTCAA GGTCCAGCTCGGGCGCTCATGGCTGATCTCTCGG GAACTCATGGATGCAACGCAGCAAATGCCATATTCTGTTCATGGATGGCTGTCGGAAACATCTTAGGATATTCTTCTGGTTCTAGCGGAACCTGGCACAA GTGGTTCCCTTTCTTGTTGACAAGGTCTTGCTGTGAAGCTTGTGCAAACCTGAAGGGTGCATTTCTGATTGCTGTG GTCTTTCTTCTCGTCTGTTTGGTGGTGACTCTAATTGTTGCTAAGGAGGTTCCTCTGGGTGATCCTGCTCAATCCGGCGCAAAGCTCAACTCGAAAGATGGTCAAGCGCAGAGCCAGAATGAGGATAGAGTCAGCTTTATCGATATCTTTAAGGCCTTCAAGAACTTGCCTCCGGGAATGCCTTCGGTCCTCCTTGTCACTTCCCTCACCTGG CTTTCATGGTTTCCTTTCATCCTTTACGACACCGATTGGATGGGCCGCGAAGTCTACCATGGAAACCCAAGTGGAACTCCTGCGCAGATCGATGCTTATGATCGCGGTGTTCGACAAGGCGCATTGGGTTTGCTGCTGAATTCG gttGTGCTGATGATCACTTCCTTACTGATCGAACCAATGTGCCGAAAGTTGACTCCAAGAATTGTTTGGGTGATCAGCAACATGACCATGTTTGCCGGCATGGCTGGCACTACAATCATAAGTACTTGGTCCATTAGAGACTTCCATGGCTCAGTCCAGAACGTGATCACAGCAGATGGTGAAGTGAGAGCTGCAGCTCTGGCCACATTTGCAGCTCTTGGTTTTCCTCTTGCT GTTCTGTACAGTGTTCCTTTTGCTGTTACAGCACAGTTGGTTGTGAATGAGGGTGGCGGCCAAG GGCTTTGCACTGGAGTTTTGAACATTTCGGTTGTCATCCCGCAG GTGATCATAGCTCTCGGTGCAGGCCCATGGGATTCTCTCTTCGGGAAGGGGAACATTCCTGCCTTCGCTCTGGCATCTGCAATCGCCTTCGTTGCCGGCGTGGTCGGAATGTTAAAGCTTCCAAGGCTCTCTAGGAAGAACTTCAAGAGTGTTGGTATGGCTGGTGGACACTGA
- the LOC135650959 gene encoding homeobox-leucine zipper protein HOX21-like isoform X2: MMACNGMASSSSFPSNFMFHTETPYEEGNQLTAPLGSLLHTGPQDLRGVAPVMGKRSISFPGIESCEEMNADDDLSDDGWQAGEKKKRLNIEQVRTLEKNFELGNKLEPERKMQLARALGLRPRQVAIWFQNRRARWKTKQLEKDYDVLKRQFEAIKTENEALQSQNKKLRAEILAFRGTETSDMINLNKETEGSCSNRSENSSEINIDISRTSVIESSLPPHQILPYFPSIRPADINQLLHNSCKPEFQCAKVENEAPEVSFSNLLGSMGDQSALWSWPDHHHFH, encoded by the exons ATGATGGCCTGCAATGGAatggcctcttcctcctccttcccctcGAACTTCATGTTCCATACGGAGACACCCTATGAAGAAGGGAACCAACTCACAGCCCCTCTCGGCTCCCTCCTCCATACCGGTCCGCAAGACCTCAGAG GTGTGGCTCCGGTGATGGGGAAGAGATCCATATCCTTCCCGGGGATCGAGAGCTGCGAGGAGATGAACGCCGACGATGACTTGTCGGATGATGGTTGGCAAgcaggggagaagaagaagaggctcaACATAGAGCAGGTGAGGACATTGGAGAAGAACTTTGAGCTGGGGAACAAACTGGAGCCTGAGAGGAAAATGCAGCTGGCCAGGGCTCTTGGGCTGCGGCCGAGGCAAGTGGCCATCTGGTTCCAGAACAGGCGAGCAAGGTGGAAGACAAAGCAATTGGAGAAGGACTATGATGTGCTCAAGAGGCAGTTTGAGGCCATCAAAACAGAGAACGAGGCTCTCCAATCCCAGAACAAGAAACTCCGAGCTGAG ATTTTGGCATTCAGAGGTACAGAAACATCGGATATGATCAATCTCAACAAAGAAACTGAAGGTTCTTGCAGCAATAGAAGTGAGAACAGCTCAGAGATCAACATAGATATCTCAAGAACATCAGTGATTGAGAGCTCCCTGCCTCCTCACCAAATCTTGCCATACTTCCCATCAATTAGGCCAGCCGACATAAACCAGCTCCTCCACAACTCCTGCAAGCCAGAATTCCAATGTGCCAAGGTAGAGAATGAAGCCCCAGAAGTCAGCTTCAGCAACTTGTTGGGCAGCATGGGAGATCAATCTGCCCTCTGGTCATGGCCAGATCACCACCACTTTCATTAG
- the LOC135650959 gene encoding homeobox-leucine zipper protein HOX21-like isoform X1, whose translation MMACNGMASSSSFPSNFMFHTETPYEEGNQLTAPLGSLLHTGPQDLRGGVAPVMGKRSISFPGIESCEEMNADDDLSDDGWQAGEKKKRLNIEQVRTLEKNFELGNKLEPERKMQLARALGLRPRQVAIWFQNRRARWKTKQLEKDYDVLKRQFEAIKTENEALQSQNKKLRAEILAFRGTETSDMINLNKETEGSCSNRSENSSEINIDISRTSVIESSLPPHQILPYFPSIRPADINQLLHNSCKPEFQCAKVENEAPEVSFSNLLGSMGDQSALWSWPDHHHFH comes from the exons ATGATGGCCTGCAATGGAatggcctcttcctcctccttcccctcGAACTTCATGTTCCATACGGAGACACCCTATGAAGAAGGGAACCAACTCACAGCCCCTCTCGGCTCCCTCCTCCATACCGGTCCGCAAGACCTCAGAGGTG GTGTGGCTCCGGTGATGGGGAAGAGATCCATATCCTTCCCGGGGATCGAGAGCTGCGAGGAGATGAACGCCGACGATGACTTGTCGGATGATGGTTGGCAAgcaggggagaagaagaagaggctcaACATAGAGCAGGTGAGGACATTGGAGAAGAACTTTGAGCTGGGGAACAAACTGGAGCCTGAGAGGAAAATGCAGCTGGCCAGGGCTCTTGGGCTGCGGCCGAGGCAAGTGGCCATCTGGTTCCAGAACAGGCGAGCAAGGTGGAAGACAAAGCAATTGGAGAAGGACTATGATGTGCTCAAGAGGCAGTTTGAGGCCATCAAAACAGAGAACGAGGCTCTCCAATCCCAGAACAAGAAACTCCGAGCTGAG ATTTTGGCATTCAGAGGTACAGAAACATCGGATATGATCAATCTCAACAAAGAAACTGAAGGTTCTTGCAGCAATAGAAGTGAGAACAGCTCAGAGATCAACATAGATATCTCAAGAACATCAGTGATTGAGAGCTCCCTGCCTCCTCACCAAATCTTGCCATACTTCCCATCAATTAGGCCAGCCGACATAAACCAGCTCCTCCACAACTCCTGCAAGCCAGAATTCCAATGTGCCAAGGTAGAGAATGAAGCCCCAGAAGTCAGCTTCAGCAACTTGTTGGGCAGCATGGGAGATCAATCTGCCCTCTGGTCATGGCCAGATCACCACCACTTTCATTAG